A window of Microcystis aeruginosa FD4 contains these coding sequences:
- the recJ gene encoding single-stranded-DNA-specific exonuclease RecJ, which translates to MAYKYPIQRWYIAATNPEKIEGLAREMGLSFLLATILINRGIDTPELAKTYIDPEVDILPSPLGEFPDLEKSVNLLVKAIARRDKIAICGDYDADGMTSTSLLLRALRHLGADVNHAIPSRMKEGYGINQRIVEEFAESGVGLILTVDNGISAHEPIALAIELGLKVIITDHHDLPPILPNASAILNPKLLTPNSPYQGLAGVGVAYILAVTTAQKMGKLQGLTESLLALFTLGTIADLAPLIGVNRRWLKRGLRKLPKSQLVGIQSLMQIAGISEEQKQLQPDDIGFKLGPRINAIGRIGDPQIVIELLTTDDAGIALERAMQCEQINRTRQELCEKIEEEAIKLVEKTPILWQQDRVLVLVEKDWHHGVIGIVASRLVERYGVPVFIGTYEEEDAGKIRGSARGIEEFHVFEALQFCQDLLGKFGGHKMAGGFSLPTANLLAFKQRLSQFSHKILQIEQLKPLIKIDTIIDFKQITLELFQQIDSLQPWGIGNELPVFWTPNVRVVEQKTIGKNHLKLLLAQTDDTRIKALAWRWGEYCPLPNRLDVAYKLKENTWNGNTTIEIELVGVRLPQENNNIKKAIFMHAEKMYQCSFWGDLNEIRIKNEQGDILVVQKGQRIGLLGKNRQQAREVNVTEPRFYTLIKVAIKALAI; encoded by the coding sequence ATGGCCTACAAATATCCCATCCAACGCTGGTATATTGCCGCAACTAATCCCGAAAAAATCGAGGGGTTAGCGCGAGAAATGGGACTATCATTCTTATTAGCAACTATCTTAATTAATCGCGGTATTGATACCCCCGAATTAGCTAAAACTTATATAGATCCTGAAGTGGATATCCTACCCTCTCCCCTAGGAGAATTTCCCGACTTAGAAAAAAGTGTTAATTTATTAGTAAAAGCGATCGCTAGACGCGATAAAATTGCTATCTGTGGGGACTACGATGCCGATGGCATGACCAGTACATCTTTACTGTTAAGAGCCTTGAGACATCTCGGTGCGGACGTGAATCATGCAATTCCCAGTCGCATGAAAGAGGGATACGGAATTAATCAGCGCATTGTCGAAGAATTTGCCGAATCGGGAGTCGGATTGATTCTCACCGTTGATAATGGTATTTCCGCTCACGAACCGATCGCCCTAGCGATAGAATTAGGATTAAAAGTTATTATCACCGATCATCACGATCTGCCGCCAATTTTACCAAATGCCTCCGCTATTCTCAACCCAAAATTATTAACCCCGAACTCTCCCTATCAGGGATTAGCGGGGGTGGGAGTCGCCTATATTTTAGCGGTGACAACTGCCCAAAAAATGGGTAAATTACAGGGATTAACCGAGTCATTATTAGCATTATTTACCCTAGGCACTATCGCAGATTTAGCCCCATTAATTGGGGTAAATCGTCGCTGGTTAAAACGGGGTTTAAGAAAATTACCCAAATCCCAATTAGTTGGCATTCAATCCCTGATGCAAATAGCGGGAATTAGCGAGGAACAAAAGCAATTACAACCGGATGATATTGGCTTTAAATTGGGACCGAGAATTAATGCCATTGGCAGAATTGGTGATCCCCAGATAGTTATTGAATTATTAACCACCGATGACGCAGGAATTGCCTTAGAAAGGGCGATGCAGTGCGAACAAATTAATCGTACTCGTCAAGAATTGTGCGAAAAAATTGAAGAAGAAGCGATTAAATTAGTGGAAAAAACGCCGATTCTTTGGCAACAAGATCGAGTTTTAGTGTTAGTCGAAAAAGATTGGCATCATGGGGTAATTGGTATTGTGGCCTCCCGTCTAGTGGAACGCTACGGAGTGCCAGTTTTTATCGGTACTTACGAGGAAGAAGATGCGGGTAAAATTCGCGGTTCTGCCAGAGGAATTGAAGAATTTCACGTTTTTGAAGCCCTGCAATTTTGCCAAGATTTACTAGGAAAATTTGGCGGTCATAAAATGGCGGGGGGTTTTAGTTTACCCACAGCTAATTTACTAGCATTTAAACAAAGATTAAGTCAATTTTCTCACAAAATTTTACAAATAGAACAATTAAAACCTTTAATTAAAATTGATACTATCATTGACTTTAAACAAATTACTCTCGAACTTTTTCAACAAATTGATAGTTTGCAACCCTGGGGAATTGGCAATGAATTACCCGTTTTTTGGACTCCTAACGTGCGGGTAGTGGAACAGAAAACTATCGGAAAAAATCATTTAAAATTATTACTAGCTCAAACCGATGATACCAGAATTAAGGCATTAGCTTGGCGTTGGGGCGAATATTGTCCTTTGCCAAATCGTTTAGATGTTGCCTATAAACTAAAAGAAAATACTTGGAACGGCAATACAACTATAGAAATTGAATTAGTGGGAGTGCGATTACCCCAAGAAAATAATAATATTAAAAAAGCAATTTTTATGCACGCCGAAAAAATGTATCAATGTAGTTTTTGGGGTGATTTAAACGAGATTCGCATCAAAAATGAACAGGGCGATATTTTAGTCGTGCAGAAAGGGCAACGCATTGGTTTATTAGGCAAAAATCGGCAACAAGCTAGAGAAGTCAACGTGACTGAACCCCGTTTTTATACTTTAATTAAAGTTGCCATCAAAGCTTTGGCTATCTAA
- a CDS encoding type II toxin-antitoxin system RelE family toxin: protein MWRYIILKPAERYLKRLQPRSQERILNELDQLLVSPTQTDFKKLQGRESYRLRVGNYRVLMQVNREERLFIITEIGSRGDIYK, encoded by the coding sequence ATGTGGCGTTACATCATCTTAAAACCAGCCGAGCGTTACCTAAAACGGTTACAGCCTCGTAGCCAAGAGCGTATCTTAAATGAACTGGATCAATTGCTGGTTAGTCCTACTCAGACAGATTTCAAGAAACTCCAAGGGCGAGAGAGTTATCGTCTGCGAGTTGGTAATTATCGGGTATTAATGCAAGTCAATCGAGAAGAACGGCTTTTCATTATCACTGAGATCGGTTCTCGTGGTGATATTTATAAATAA
- a CDS encoding type II toxin-antitoxin system RelE/ParE family toxin: MINIVWDEPFLKILKKWKKKHPDLIAKFENKLTLFCSEPFHSSLKTHRLSGNLKGYLAFSITYEYRLIFKFMAENKVLLVDIGTHDEVY, encoded by the coding sequence ATGATTAATATTGTCTGGGATGAGCCATTTTTAAAAATTCTCAAGAAATGGAAGAAGAAACATCCAGATTTGATTGCAAAATTTGAGAATAAATTAACCTTATTTTGTTCTGAGCCATTTCACTCTTCATTAAAAACTCATAGATTAAGTGGAAATTTAAAAGGCTATTTGGCTTTTAGTATTACCTATGAATATCGGCTTATCTTCAAATTTATGGCTGAAAATAAGGTATTACTCGTAGATATAGGAACACACGATGAAGTTTACTAA
- a CDS encoding PEP-CTERM sorting domain-containing protein (PEP-CTERM proteins occur, often in large numbers, in the proteomes of bacteria that also encode an exosortase, a predicted intramembrane cysteine proteinase. The presence of a PEP-CTERM domain at a protein's C-terminus predicts cleavage within the sorting domain, followed by covalent anchoring to some some component of the (usually Gram-negative) cell surface. Many PEP-CTERM proteins exhibit an unusual sequence composition that includes large numbers of potential glycosylation sites. Expression of one such protein has been shown restore the ability of a bacterium to form floc, a type of biofilm.) codes for MKNSTCALVATAKTTSIVTGVLAFGCFLSSSVNAATPILGSPGDFLTGIDRNIFSFYSGTVNNLDLDIGSGIINTGELSISLDPDLESFFEFNYDTGTVTAEYNLLATAVGFSDPLTITLQENGNILSATKIGDETSGDRIWNDTFKGIFRQDGLPNQNFQGIGTGTTNSSYVYPATIAISNFTTGNFSVSSKKKPKPPKPSGGGDIYNCNFCTVNNNKKTLQDLLLNTPSKNVALVSFNESNGLPCVPEPSSILSLLALGTLGAASTLKRKLKSSKSSEKETTKVG; via the coding sequence ATGAAAAACTCGACTTGTGCCTTGGTAGCGACAGCAAAAACTACATCAATAGTAACTGGAGTTTTAGCTTTTGGATGTTTTCTTTCTTCTTCCGTAAATGCTGCTACGCCTATATTAGGTTCTCCGGGAGATTTTCTTACTGGAATTGACAGAAATATTTTTAGTTTTTACAGTGGCACTGTCAATAATTTAGATTTAGATATAGGTTCTGGAATTATAAATACTGGAGAACTTAGTATTAGTTTAGATCCAGACTTGGAGTCATTCTTCGAATTTAATTATGATACGGGCACAGTTACTGCTGAATATAATTTATTAGCAACTGCTGTTGGATTTAGTGACCCTCTTACTATAACTCTTCAAGAAAACGGGAATATCTTATCTGCGACTAAGATAGGCGATGAAACATCAGGTGATCGTATATGGAACGATACATTTAAGGGAATATTCAGACAAGACGGACTACCAAACCAAAATTTTCAAGGAATAGGTACAGGGACGACAAACAGTAGTTATGTGTATCCTGCAACAATAGCGATATCTAATTTCACTACAGGGAACTTTAGCGTTAGTTCAAAAAAGAAACCAAAACCTCCAAAACCTTCGGGTGGTGGAGATATTTACAATTGCAATTTTTGTACTGTTAATAATAACAAGAAAACACTTCAAGATTTATTGCTGAATACACCAAGTAAAAATGTAGCCTTAGTGTCATTTAATGAAAGCAATGGTTTACCATGTGTTCCTGAACCCTCCTCCATCCTCAGTCTCCTAGCCCTCGGCACCCTCGGAGCAGCCTCAACCCTCAAACGCAAACTCAAGTCGTCCAAATCCTCAGAAAAGGAAACTACAAAAGTAGGCTAA